In Candidatus Cloacimonas sp., the sequence TTGAAAGTTGGGTTGGAAGGGTGTATGCTTTTGTTTTAACTCACAATTTTTCAGATTTCAGACCAGCTAAAAAGCGGTTGTAAGTGAAAAAATTCGCAGGGTGTGGTTTCATTGAAGGCAGGTGAAAATTGTAAGTCAAAACCTCCCACCGATGGCATCGTGATTTTTTAGAAGGGGTTGACCAGGAGGTCAACCATCCGCTCTCGCCCTGAAGGGCTTTTTGGCAGAGGGCAGAAAGCGGAGAGCGGAGAGCGGAGAGCTGAGAGCAGAGAGCGGAGAGCTGAGAGCAAGGAGCGGAGAGCTGAGAGCAAAGATCAGAGAGCTGAGAGCAAAGAGCGGAGGGTGTGTCGTCCTGAAGGGTTTTAAGTTGGTATTCTTCATTTATCCATTATTTTTCATTCGTTCTTGACAAAATCTCTTTCTTTTTTTGACTGGTATGAAAATAGTGGAGATAAGCGATGGAAAACCGGATTTATGAATACTTAAGTGTATTCATAATGGCGTGGCTATTTGTGTATGGTTTAACGCCTTTCATCATTCGTTTGGCAAATGCTTTGAACTTTGTAGATAAGCCCGAAGCGCGTAAGATACACTTGAAAAACATTCCTCTTTTAGGGGGTTTAAGTGTAGCCACCGGTTTTGTATTGCTGTGTATTTATGATGTTTTGATATCTCCGGGGCGTTATTTGGATAAGCCGATGCTGGGTTATTTAGGTGGTTCAATTTTTATTGTTTTAATTGGCTTGATAGATGATCACAAGGGAATGGTTCCGCAGGTAAAATTAGCAGGTCAGATAGCGGTAAGTTTGCTGTTTATCGGCACGAATTTTACCGTTGGCGAATTGGGGTTGATGTTTGGCAGCATATATCTTTCCTTGCCGCTGATGTTATTGTGGATGGTAGGATTGATGAATGCGCTCAATTTTTTAGATAATATGGATGGCATATTAAGTGGAATGGCCGGCATTTTAGGGCTGGGATTTTTTGCTTTTGCTTTAATCAATACTACGCAGGCAAATCAGGAAGCGATGGCTTTAATGGCACTAATAGCTCTTAGTTTTGCCGGTTCCGCTTTGGGTTTTTTACCCTATAATTTTAATCCGGCGCGCATTTTTTTAGGTGATGCCGGCAGTATGTTTATCGGTTATTTTTTATCCTCAATGGGAATCTTGATGGCTCGTTATGCAGCCAATCGTTATAATGACAGTTTTTTTTATCTGCTGCCGGTGCTGATGTTATCTTATGCTATTTTTGATATTTCGCTGGTAAGTTACACTCGCAGAAGGGATGGAAGGCAAGTTACCCAAGGGGGCAAAGATCATAGTACGCACAGGATGAATACTGTTTTAGGTTCGGTTAAAATAACTGCGATAATGATTTACACCATCAATGTGTTGATTGCGTTAACCTCAATAATTATCTTTAAAATAGGCAATCGGCATTTACTGATCATAACGACCGTTATTTTTGCCCTTTTCTTTTTATTTATTGGCAGAAAGCTGGATAAGGTGCCTATTGTGGTTCCGGCGAACCAGCAAAAACACAAAACGGGGTAAATATGGAACTGATTATTTTAGGTGCCGGAGCAGGGATGCCCGAACCGGGCAAACATCTATCCAGTATTCTAATTCGTAGAGCGGAACAATTGATTATGGCGGATTGTGGAGATAGCTGTGCTCACCGGTTACTGGAACATAATATTGCGGCAGAAGAATTGGATGCCATTTTTATAACGCATTACCATCCTGACCATATTGGGGGTCTGTTTATGGTTTTGCAGATGTTGTATTTGCAAAATAGAAAACGAGACCTGTTACTTTTTTTGCCTGAGCGTCCTGCTTCTTTTCTGGAAATTTTACAGCTGATGTACACTTTTCCGCAAAAATTCGGTTTTAACTTGTTGATTAGGGATATGGAACAAGCGGAGCTATATTTTGATTGGATTTCTGCCGTTCCTAATGATCATTTGCTGCGTTATGCCAATATTATCAGTGAGCATAATTTGCCAAATCAAATGCAATCCTGGTCACTCTGTTTTACCGGAAAAAATGGTAACTTTGTTTATACCAGTGATATAGAAACAACCGACTGCATTATGGAGATATTGAAAGAGGCACATACGGTTTTAGTGGATGCTGGCCATCCGGAACCGGAACAGATATTAAAATTACAATATACTGCCCTCAAGAGAATAATCTTAACCCATGGACTAAGCCCGAAGCTGGAAGAAAAGAAAGATTTGCTAAATCCTGAGATATTTGAATTTGCCAAAGAAGATGTTGTTTACCAGATATAGAATCATTTTGCTGCTGATAATGCTGATTGTTCTTAGCGGCTGTGAAATTAACCGTTTAAGAAGTGCGGAAGATTTATATAACAAGAACTTATATGCCGCAGCCATTGAAGAACTGGATGATCTTGTTTTAAGTGCAGAAAATAGAGCTATTGCCACGCGAGCTGAAATAGTGCGTTCCAATTGTTATTCTGCGTTGGCTGAAGCAGCCGTGGAAAGAAAGAACTGGACCCTGGCAATCCGTTTTTTCAAGCTTGCCAATTCCGATGCTGCCAATTTGCGGCTGGGAGAAATTTATCTAAATCTTGCTGCGGAAGCAGAAAAAACAGGTAGTCCGGTAACCGCTAAAGCATATTTGGATGCCATTCTTAGAGAGGTTCCCGATAGTCCATTATTACCAGAAGTATTATATCATCGGATTGGATACTTTATAGAAGTGAAATCCGATAATGAAGCTGCTTGGAATGACTATATGCGTTTGTTTGATAACTATCCTAATAGTCCTTATGAAATTCTGGCACGGAATTATGTGCTGCGCTTTATACCGGAAAAATTGCAATATGCTGAAATTTTGAATGAACAGGGCTATTATGCCGATGCCTTAAAAGAACTGTTTGAACTATCCAAATATCCGGTTGTAGATATGGAACAGGTAAATAAACAAATTTCCGCCGTTTATGAAAAACAGGCAGAAGAACTGCTTAGCGAACAGGATTATATTGAAGCTGACCGTTTATTCAGAATTGCGATGCAATATTACCCTCAGAAAAAAGCCAGCATCACTAACCGTCTGGAATCCATCACCAACCTTTTTATCCAAAAAGGCAACAGTTTACTGGAAGCAGGCGATTTTGAAGGTGCCTTGGCTCATTATCGTAAGACCTTTGATATAATACCTGATTACCCTCCAGCCATGGAAGCAATAAACCGTCTATTTACAATTCAGGAAAACATCCGCAAAGCAGCGAACCTCTATTCTCAGGCAGAAAAAATGGAAGCAACCGGTAAACTGAATGAAGCATTGCAAACCTATAATGCAGCTTATGCTTTAGACCCTAAACCCGAATATAAACAAAGAGCAGGTTTAATTCAAAACTTGATTGAAGCCAATAAAAATCCTTCGGCTTTTGCCCGCAAAATAATTACTGAATATAGGGGTGGATTATTAACCAACCGGATTCAAAAGCAAAAGCAAGAACTGCTGAAACGCTATAAGCAAAATGAGATTCAAGATAGCGGATGGAAATTGATGCTCTCTACAGGACAGTATAAGTATGAAGCACGCTACGACTTACTTACGCCTAATGAGACCTATTTGTATGTGTGGCAAATCAATTTGCGAGACCGGAGTATTATTCCTTTAAACAAACTCTCTGAGGCGTTGATGCAATGAAAGCAATGAGCAAAACTGGAACGGCTCTTATTGAACGACAAGGATGTCGTTCTTCCGGAGGGTTGATGTCCTCATCAACCACAAAATGTGAACGACAAGGATGTCGTTCTTCCGGTGCAATGAAAGCAATGAGTAAAATATTCATCTTCTTTTTGCTGTGCATAATTTCCGGATTTCCGGTGCTTCCGTTAAATGCACAGAGCTTTGATATTCAGGCATTTTCTGACACTACTAAATACGGCTGGAAAGATTATCTGGATAGAAATGCCTATCGTCAGGACTTGAAACAGCGTCAGGACTTACTGCAACTTTATGAAATGGAAGCCCAACCTTTAAATTCCAATATCTTAAAATCGGTAATTATTCCCGGTTGGGGTCAATTCTCAACTAAAGAAAGCACCAAGGGAACTGTTATTTTGGGTGCGGAAATAGTGCTGGCAGGTTCTTCCCTCTATTTTATGGATAGAGCTATGGGAAAATATAACTTATATAAACAGGCAACCCAGGTAGATGAAATTGAAAAATATTACAAGGATGCGCAAGTTCCCTATCAATATTCTTTTATCCTGATGGGTTTTGCCGGAATAATTTGGGCTTACAATATCTTTGATGTAATTCAATCCACACAGGATTATAATGTCCGCCTGTGGGAAGAAATTATAGAACGCAGTAAAAGCGGTCCTATAAATGTTACTCCTGCAGGAATAGAAGTGAGGTTTTAGATGGCTAACCGCTTGGTAATAATAATGCTTATTTTACTAACTGCTTTTCTCGGTTCCTGCAGTTTGAAACGCAGTAATCCTCTTGATCCTAATGGCAATCAAGATATTGTTATCCCTGAACCGGTTACCGGAATTACTTATGCAACCTCTTCTCAAAATCAAATTCCCTGCAGTGTAACAGTATCCTGGAAAGCAAATAGCCCTTATAATACAGATGGCTATTATATTTACCGCGGATTGGGTTATTATTCATCTTTTGCTTTAGTAGGTGATGTAAAAGACACCCTCTTCGTGCATAGCAGTGCTAATGACCCTACGGTTAGACCTGGAGATTATTACTATCGTGTTTCTGCCTATAATGAATATCCTGAAGGCAAACTGGAAGGTCGCAGGTCTGAACCAAAATGGGTTCGTATCCCTTAGCTATGGACCATAATTTTTATGCTTCCCAACTGAACGAAAGGCAGCTGGAGGTAGTAACTGATACAGAAAATCCCGTTTTAGTGCTTGCCGGAGCCGGTTCCGGAAAAACCCGCTCCTTAATTTACAGGACTGCTTATTTAATTAAAGAACAGAATGTGCATCCCTGGAATATCCTGATTGTTACTTTCACGAATAAGGCAGCCCGCGAACTGCAGGAACGCCTGGAAAAATTATTGAATATTCCGGTAAGGTCTTTATGGGTGGGAACTTTTCACTCTATCTGCTGTCGCATTTTGCGTTATGAAAGTGCTAACCTGCCTTTTAATGCCAATTTTTCCATTTACGATGACGATACTCAAAAATCGCTGCTGAAGAAGATTTACAAGGAATATGGCATTGATAAACAGAACTTTCCCGTTAACCATATTCTAAACCGCATCAGCCGATACAAAAATAAACTGATGCTACCTGAAGATATTCAAATGCAAGAAGAAGATAAAGATAGTGAGTTTGCTGTTTTTTTGAATATTTACCGGCTTTATCAACAACAGCTTTTACTAAATCAGGCATTAGATTTTGACGATATCTTGCTGTGGACGGCTAAACTATTGATGACTAATAACACAGTGCGAGAAAAATACCGCGCTCAATTTCAATATGTGATGATTGATGAATATCAGGATACCAATACAGCTCAGTTTGAAATCGTGCATCAAATTGCTGCTGGACATCAAAGGGTTTGCGTTGTGGGAGATGACGATCAGGCAATTTACAGTTTTCGGGGAGCCAGTTTACGCAACATTCTGGAATTTGAAAAGGATTATAACTGCGTGCATAGCATTCGCTTAGAACAAAATTACCGGAGCACAGGAAATATTTTAGCTTTAGCTAATGCCATTATTGCCAATAACAGAAGAAGACACCGCAAAGAACTTTGGAGTGAACTTCCCCTTGGCGATAAACCAATCCTTGCCGTTTATGAAAACGAAATTGAAGAAGCAAATAGAATTACCGAGGCAATTATAAAACTGCAGGAAAAAGGGATTCCTTTACGCAATATAGCTGTTTTATATAGAACCAACGCCCAGTCCCGGGTTTTTGAGAGTGCTTTAATTCAGGCAGAAATTCCTTACAGCATCGTGGGTGGAGTGCAATTCTATCAACGCAAGGAAATTAAAGACCTCCTGGCATATCTATATGTTTTAAGTAATCTGAATGATAACGAATCCCTCTTAAGGATTATC encodes:
- a CDS encoding UvrD-helicase domain-containing protein; its protein translation is MDHNFYASQLNERQLEVVTDTENPVLVLAGAGSGKTRSLIYRTAYLIKEQNVHPWNILIVTFTNKAARELQERLEKLLNIPVRSLWVGTFHSICCRILRYESANLPFNANFSIYDDDTQKSLLKKIYKEYGIDKQNFPVNHILNRISRYKNKLMLPEDIQMQEEDKDSEFAVFLNIYRLYQQQLLLNQALDFDDILLWTAKLLMTNNTVREKYRAQFQYVMIDEYQDTNTAQFEIVHQIAAGHQRVCVVGDDDQAIYSFRGASLRNILEFEKDYNCVHSIRLEQNYRSTGNILALANAIIANNRRRHRKELWSELPLGDKPILAVYENEIEEANRITEAIIKLQEKGIPLRNIAVLYRTNAQSRVFESALIQAEIPYSIVGGVQFYQRKEIKDLLAYLYVLSNLNDNESLLRIINEPARGIGQTSINRLIGFANKTRISLFRAIQNVDAIEDMGNPAKKRIGEFCLLMERWQQSVSQKPALELVKTIVEELGLISHYQNSNDPQDIARAENLVEFVTSVSEFSEHFYQEYEREPVIADYLPYVALQTDLDRVKEGVDSIRLMTLHNAKGLEFEAVLIAGLEDELLPHRLSMNNQDSIEEERRLFYVGITRAKNYLHLSYTKSRRLYDTFYFPVPSQFLAEVDSGLFCYSEGDFGIAQPPKRMKKPIKVITESQKHYRIGQKIFHPEYGRGIILNVDGEGADARLTISFGNKLVKIIGSYVKSEEG
- a CDS encoding MraY family glycosyltransferase, with amino-acid sequence MENRIYEYLSVFIMAWLFVYGLTPFIIRLANALNFVDKPEARKIHLKNIPLLGGLSVATGFVLLCIYDVLISPGRYLDKPMLGYLGGSIFIVLIGLIDDHKGMVPQVKLAGQIAVSLLFIGTNFTVGELGLMFGSIYLSLPLMLLWMVGLMNALNFLDNMDGILSGMAGILGLGFFAFALINTTQANQEAMALMALIALSFAGSALGFLPYNFNPARIFLGDAGSMFIGYFLSSMGILMARYAANRYNDSFFYLLPVLMLSYAIFDISLVSYTRRRDGRQVTQGGKDHSTHRMNTVLGSVKITAIMIYTINVLIALTSIIIFKIGNRHLLIITTVIFALFFLFIGRKLDKVPIVVPANQQKHKTG
- a CDS encoding MBL fold metallo-hydrolase — translated: MELIILGAGAGMPEPGKHLSSILIRRAEQLIMADCGDSCAHRLLEHNIAAEELDAIFITHYHPDHIGGLFMVLQMLYLQNRKRDLLLFLPERPASFLEILQLMYTFPQKFGFNLLIRDMEQAELYFDWISAVPNDHLLRYANIISEHNLPNQMQSWSLCFTGKNGNFVYTSDIETTDCIMEILKEAHTVLVDAGHPEPEQILKLQYTALKRIILTHGLSPKLEEKKDLLNPEIFEFAKEDVVYQI